From one Polynucleobacter sp. UK-FUSCHL-C3 genomic stretch:
- a CDS encoding iron-containing alcohol dehydrogenase: MNPSISLGVNSINELNNLYPHKKFSIWHIPEINKEILFKIKSQLGGRIVSQHIYEMGMPDLDAVSAAQHENARNNQVKDCVILGIGGGSLMDFLKVLRFSSLNPNWLKENLNIALDKVTEDCKRHPLILMPTTAGTGSEITGTATIWDFKHKTKHSLFGNQVYADFAIVDPQLCYGAPWILTRDSALDALSHALESIWNIHANDDTRRLAIDACQKICPQLSVIKNNLNSRIARLALSEGALLAGMAMSQTQTALAHSLSYEDTLGKQVSHGYACASWLPVVWQLVLDTPNNRLVCDFIHQAIGDFFDSPIDMVRWLDNLGIKSYDPLNMTSEIHHRISMAKSSPRGRNFVGFTQSHENI, encoded by the coding sequence ATGAATCCTTCTATTTCATTGGGCGTAAATTCAATTAATGAACTCAACAACTTATACCCCCATAAAAAATTCAGCATTTGGCATATACCTGAAATTAATAAAGAAATCCTTTTTAAAATCAAAAGTCAATTAGGCGGTCGAATTGTTTCTCAGCATATTTATGAAATGGGAATGCCTGATTTAGATGCCGTTTCTGCAGCTCAACATGAGAACGCACGCAATAATCAGGTCAAAGATTGTGTCATTTTGGGGATTGGCGGTGGAAGTTTGATGGACTTTCTTAAGGTATTGCGATTTTCCTCTTTGAACCCAAATTGGTTAAAAGAAAATCTGAATATTGCCTTAGACAAAGTGACTGAAGACTGTAAACGTCACCCTTTGATTTTGATGCCAACAACAGCTGGCACTGGTAGTGAAATTACTGGAACAGCGACCATTTGGGATTTTAAGCATAAAACCAAGCATTCTTTATTCGGTAATCAAGTTTATGCAGATTTTGCCATCGTAGATCCTCAACTTTGTTATGGAGCCCCTTGGATTTTAACGCGTGATTCAGCGTTGGATGCACTATCTCATGCGCTTGAATCAATATGGAATATCCACGCAAATGATGATACTCGGCGTTTAGCAATAGATGCATGTCAAAAGATATGTCCTCAGCTTTCAGTGATAAAAAACAATTTAAACAGCCGTATTGCACGTCTTGCCTTAAGCGAAGGTGCCTTATTAGCTGGAATGGCAATGTCACAGACTCAGACGGCTTTAGCTCATAGTCTTTCCTATGAGGACACCCTTGGCAAACAAGTTTCGCATGGTTATGCATGTGCAAGTTGGCTGCCAGTTGTCTGGCAGCTTGTATTGGATACTCCAAATAATCGTCTGGTTTGTGATTTTATTCATCAAGCGATTGGGGATTTTTTTGATTCGCCGATAGATATGGTTAGATGGTTAGATAATCTTGGCATTAAGTCTTATGATCCATTAAATATGACGTCTGAAATACATCACAGAATTAGCATGGCTAAATCTTCGCCGCGAGGAAGAAACTTTGTAGGTTTTACACAATCACATGAAAACATATGA
- the phnE gene encoding phosphonate ABC transporter, permease protein PhnE, whose amino-acid sequence MAERHGLIYYLGWALVFVVLAWAWNGAEIRPLGLINDSQNMATYAKDFFPPDFKDWKLYVKEMLVTIQIAIWGTLLAIVFAVPFGLLSSSNIVKPWVYQPVRRLMDAFRAINEMVFALLFIVAVGLGPFAGVMALFVHTTGTLAKLFSEAVEAVDRRPVEGIRVTGSHPIAEIIFGIIPQVLPLWVSYILYRFESNVRSASVVGMVGAGGIGVVLFEVIRGFEYQQTCAVLIILVVSVSIIDVISSYLRRLVS is encoded by the coding sequence TTGGCTGAAAGACATGGATTAATTTATTACTTAGGGTGGGCACTGGTTTTTGTTGTCTTGGCGTGGGCATGGAATGGGGCTGAAATACGCCCCCTGGGCCTCATCAATGATTCCCAAAACATGGCAACTTATGCCAAAGATTTTTTTCCTCCAGATTTCAAGGACTGGAAGCTATATGTAAAAGAGATGTTGGTGACGATACAAATTGCCATTTGGGGTACTTTGCTGGCAATTGTTTTTGCCGTTCCATTTGGTTTGTTGAGCTCATCAAACATTGTGAAGCCATGGGTATATCAACCCGTTAGAAGGCTCATGGATGCGTTTCGTGCAATCAATGAGATGGTTTTTGCTCTATTATTTATTGTTGCGGTTGGTCTCGGACCTTTTGCCGGAGTTATGGCGTTATTCGTTCACACAACAGGCACACTTGCAAAATTATTTTCTGAAGCAGTTGAGGCAGTTGACCGCAGACCAGTTGAGGGGATTCGAGTCACTGGAAGCCATCCAATAGCTGAGATTATTTTTGGAATTATTCCGCAAGTTTTGCCCTTGTGGGTTTCCTACATACTATATCGTTTTGAATCAAATGTTCGATCTGCCTCAGTTGTTGGAATGGTCGGTGCTGGCGGTATAGGCGTTGTCTTGTTTGAAGTCATTCGCGGATTTGAATATCAGCAAACTTGTGCGGTATTAATCATTCTTGTCGTTTCCGTTTCAATTATTGATGTCATTTCATCCTATTTGAGGCGTTTAGTAAGTTAG
- the phnD gene encoding phosphonate ABC transporter substrate-binding protein, whose product MFKKIIVAGMLAISVLPAIAKEISFGIIATDSASAQRDRWEPFFKDMEKATGLTVKSFYAPDYAGVIEAMRFNKVQVAWYGNKAAMEAVDRANGEVFAQVGYADGTWGYHALLITHKDSPYKNVDDVIKNGKNINFGIGDPNSTSGFLVPTYYIFAQRNIEPRNTFKTVRNASHGANIQAVLAKQLDVATNNTEDYGRLEATKPELASQIRVIWKSPLIPSDPFVWRKDLDQQTKDKIRKFVLEYAKNNPAEKEVLKNIYNYAGFRASTDAQLNPIRQLELFKDRQKVEADASLTDADKKKKLADIDAALAKVK is encoded by the coding sequence ATGTTTAAGAAAATTATTGTGGCAGGCATGTTGGCAATCAGTGTATTGCCAGCTATTGCAAAAGAAATCAGTTTTGGAATTATTGCTACTGATTCCGCATCAGCTCAAAGAGATCGTTGGGAGCCATTCTTTAAAGATATGGAAAAAGCAACAGGTTTGACGGTTAAATCTTTCTATGCACCAGACTACGCTGGTGTTATTGAAGCGATGCGTTTTAACAAGGTTCAAGTTGCTTGGTACGGTAACAAAGCAGCTATGGAAGCAGTTGATCGTGCTAATGGTGAAGTATTTGCTCAGGTTGGTTATGCCGACGGCACTTGGGGTTACCATGCACTATTGATTACACATAAAGATTCGCCATATAAGAATGTTGATGATGTTATTAAGAATGGTAAGAATATTAATTTTGGTATTGGTGATCCAAATTCAACATCTGGTTTTTTAGTGCCGACTTATTACATCTTCGCCCAAAGAAATATTGAGCCACGTAACACTTTCAAGACAGTTAGAAACGCAAGCCATGGCGCTAATATTCAGGCTGTTTTAGCCAAACAACTTGATGTTGCAACTAACAACACAGAAGACTATGGCAGGTTAGAAGCCACAAAACCTGAGCTTGCAAGCCAAATTCGAGTCATTTGGAAGAGCCCTTTGATTCCAAGTGATCCTTTTGTTTGGAGAAAAGACCTTGATCAGCAAACAAAAGACAAGATTAGAAAATTCGTTTTGGAATATGCTAAAAATAATCCTGCTGAAAAGGAAGTCCTCAAAAATATTTATAACTACGCTGGATTCAGAGCTTCTACAGATGCACAGCTAAATCCAATTAGACAGTTAGAGCTTTTTAAAGATCGTCAAAAAGTTGAAGCTGATGCTTCTTTAACAGATGCTGATAAAAAGAAAAAATTAGCTGATATTGATGCAGCTCTTGCAAAAGTAAAATAA
- a CDS encoding phosphonate ABC transporter ATP-binding protein, whose amino-acid sequence MNEKILSIADARKTFVSKNRKTIALNGISFEVKAGERVALLGASGSGKSTLIRAISGLEMLDSTSGAITVCGSEIQANGKINPDVRKIRSSIGVIFQQFNLVNQLDVITNVLIGIGSQKNIVQLVFKKFTLEEKALAMDVLENVGMADFAYQRASTLSGGQQQRVAVARALIKGSKILLADEPVASLDPESSRKVMDLIVSVSDQYGLTLITSLHQIHISRKCCDRTIALNNGELVFDGPTSRLDKNALAKLYGSNLGDIQMEDELSSSISQQDSTQLALVH is encoded by the coding sequence ATGAACGAAAAAATTTTATCAATCGCAGATGCCAGAAAAACATTTGTATCTAAGAATAGAAAAACAATTGCCCTTAACGGGATTTCCTTTGAGGTAAAGGCTGGTGAGCGCGTTGCCTTATTGGGTGCCTCAGGGTCTGGTAAGTCAACTCTCATACGAGCCATTTCTGGACTAGAGATGCTTGATTCCACCAGTGGTGCAATTACTGTTTGCGGTTCAGAAATTCAAGCCAATGGAAAAATAAATCCTGATGTGAGAAAAATTCGCTCCTCTATTGGTGTTATTTTTCAACAATTTAATCTTGTGAATCAGTTAGATGTCATAACTAACGTATTGATTGGTATTGGCTCGCAAAAAAATATAGTTCAATTGGTATTTAAAAAATTCACTTTAGAAGAAAAAGCTCTTGCCATGGATGTTTTAGAAAATGTGGGGATGGCTGATTTTGCTTATCAAAGAGCTTCTACTCTGTCTGGTGGTCAACAACAACGTGTGGCTGTCGCAAGGGCCTTAATTAAAGGCTCGAAAATTTTATTGGCCGATGAGCCAGTGGCATCCTTAGATCCCGAGTCTTCAAGAAAAGTCATGGACCTGATTGTTTCTGTAAGTGATCAGTATGGCTTAACGCTCATAACCAGCTTACATCAAATTCATATTTCTCGTAAATGTTGTGATCGCACCATTGCTTTAAATAATGGTGAATTGGTTTTCGATGGCCCCACCAGTCGGCTTGATAAAAATGCTTTAGCCAAACTTTATGGCTCAAATTTAGGCGATATTCAGATGGAAGACGAATTGAGCTCAAGTATTAGCCAGCAAGATAGCACTCAATTAGCTTTAGTTCACTAA
- a CDS encoding phosphonate degradation HD-domain oxygenase produces MNSKIAPVIDLYELKGQLQYQGEAVTQIEHAWQCGQLAKSQGASQHLQLAAWLHDIGHLLSKLEGSPTISGKDDRHEIIGSKYLSSIFPETVYKSIELHVDAKRFLVSTEPEYRDQLSVDSIRSLQLQGGIMTMDECHNFLSKPYAAESIQLRRWDDLGKKSDCKMPELDEVIYELEELALGSA; encoded by the coding sequence ATGAACTCAAAAATCGCACCTGTTATTGATCTTTATGAACTAAAAGGTCAGCTTCAGTACCAAGGTGAAGCCGTAACTCAAATTGAGCATGCGTGGCAATGCGGCCAACTTGCAAAAAGTCAGGGTGCATCTCAGCATCTTCAATTAGCAGCATGGTTGCACGACATTGGTCATTTACTTTCTAAATTAGAGGGTTCGCCAACTATTTCTGGTAAAGACGATCGACACGAAATCATTGGGAGTAAGTACCTCAGTTCTATATTCCCAGAGACTGTGTACAAATCTATTGAGCTTCATGTTGATGCTAAAAGGTTTTTAGTTTCAACAGAACCTGAGTACAGAGATCAATTATCGGTTGATTCGATTAGAAGTCTTCAATTGCAGGGTGGAATTATGACAATGGACGAATGCCATAATTTTCTTTCAAAACCATATGCAGCTGAATCAATACAGCTCCGACGATGGGATGATTTGGGTAAAAAATCCGATTGCAAAATGCCTGAGTTGGACGAAGTAATCTATGAATTAGAAGAGTTGGCCTTAGGTAGCGCATGA
- a CDS encoding TonB-dependent receptor: MKLYKTKLALVASLIVAGNVYAQNLPNVIVTAKPDVAEIEIDKFSSVSAVITDDTIRDLHAADLASALRNTPGTQISRYNPVGSFGGDEGGSIFIRGMGLSRPGSEIKTYIDNVPMYMPIWNHAVLDLLPVNGMKNITIFKSPQPQVTGNNFASINLTTKTAGPENGVSGNARISYGSYNTVIEQVDMVGRSDDIDYSLAQGYSKSDGHRTNASGQLANIMGGLGMKINQNWSASVSGMALNNSVKDPGSNLSASPAVAPTYDTAAQMVTAVLKHSYDLVEGEFRIYSNTGKGNLNNSADWGTEDQPFTMQGFRWKESVTPWQNGTLLLGLDYDSSYGSITQTNVAKTSTAKTTLPTFKMTSPYVGLSHNLLLNSAWSLVPSAGIRTYQNNYYASKAAPYGGVSLVSDKVTVFANASKGINYSGMEGPALTAAVLTNTGGFVNFSDTWKQLSPEENNHLEVGTKIFPDKKSRIDLSFFQDTISNRYGFSFANASWFNYGKYTMQGVELSGQREIIPELTVFGGWTYLNNDSTTNLPYAPQNAFNAAITGYVGKFRLSVDCQYQTAFYGQNLNRNGSSNTQRMDGYTVANARVSYPIPELGKKGEVFVMVENLFNQPYSYRQGYPMPGTWGSIGLSTSFN; the protein is encoded by the coding sequence ATGAAACTATATAAAACAAAATTAGCACTTGTCGCTTCACTCATAGTGGCTGGAAATGTTTATGCGCAAAACCTACCAAATGTAATTGTTACAGCTAAGCCAGACGTGGCGGAAATTGAGATTGATAAGTTTTCAAGTGTATCTGCTGTTATTACTGATGACACAATCCGTGATTTACATGCCGCGGATTTAGCTTCTGCGTTGCGCAATACTCCTGGAACACAAATTTCAAGATACAACCCAGTTGGCTCGTTTGGTGGTGATGAGGGGGGCTCCATTTTTATTCGAGGTATGGGGTTGAGTCGCCCGGGTAGTGAGATTAAAACTTATATTGATAATGTTCCGATGTATATGCCAATCTGGAATCATGCTGTCCTAGATTTGTTGCCGGTAAATGGTATGAAAAATATTACTATATTCAAAAGCCCACAACCACAGGTTACCGGTAATAACTTTGCATCTATTAATCTGACCACAAAAACTGCTGGGCCAGAAAATGGCGTTTCAGGTAATGCTCGTATTTCTTATGGTTCATACAACACAGTTATTGAGCAAGTTGATATGGTTGGTCGTAGCGATGATATTGACTACTCTCTTGCGCAAGGTTACTCAAAATCAGATGGTCATAGAACGAATGCTAGCGGTCAATTAGCCAATATTATGGGCGGCCTAGGTATGAAGATTAATCAAAATTGGTCGGCTAGTGTAAGTGGAATGGCATTAAATAACTCAGTAAAAGATCCCGGAAGTAATCTTTCGGCATCGCCAGCTGTAGCGCCAACTTACGATACTGCGGCGCAAATGGTTACAGCTGTTCTCAAGCATTCATATGATCTTGTAGAGGGTGAGTTTCGCATTTACTCCAATACAGGAAAAGGCAACCTTAATAATTCTGCCGACTGGGGAACAGAAGATCAGCCTTTTACAATGCAAGGTTTCCGATGGAAAGAGAGTGTTACTCCTTGGCAAAATGGAACATTATTACTGGGGCTTGACTATGACTCTTCCTATGGAAGTATCACTCAAACTAACGTAGCCAAGACAAGCACGGCAAAAACAACGCTGCCTACATTTAAGATGACTTCGCCATATGTTGGATTAAGTCATAACTTACTATTAAATAGTGCTTGGTCGCTAGTCCCATCTGCTGGCATTCGAACATACCAAAATAATTACTATGCTTCTAAGGCGGCACCATATGGCGGCGTTTCTTTGGTCTCGGACAAGGTTACCGTATTTGCAAATGCCTCAAAGGGTATAAATTACTCTGGAATGGAGGGGCCTGCATTAACGGCAGCTGTTTTAACAAACACTGGGGGGTTTGTAAATTTTTCCGATACTTGGAAACAGCTATCTCCGGAAGAAAATAATCATCTAGAAGTTGGCACGAAAATTTTCCCAGATAAAAAATCACGTATTGATTTGAGTTTTTTTCAAGATACCATTTCAAATAGGTATGGATTTTCATTTGCGAATGCTTCATGGTTTAACTATGGCAAGTACACCATGCAAGGTGTTGAGTTATCTGGCCAGCGTGAAATTATTCCTGAGTTGACAGTATTTGGTGGCTGGACTTATTTGAATAATGACAGCACTACGAATCTACCCTATGCACCACAAAATGCGTTTAATGCTGCTATCACTGGTTACGTAGGGAAATTCAGGTTGTCTGTAGATTGTCAATACCAAACAGCATTCTATGGTCAAAATTTAAATCGCAATGGCAGTTCAAATACCCAAAGAATGGATGGTTATACGGTTGCTAACGCTCGCGTGTCATATCCCATCCCAGAGTTGGGTAAGAAGGGGGAAGTCTTTGTGATGGTTGAGAATTTATTTAATCAACCATATAGCTATCGCCAAGGTTATCCAATGCCAGGGACTTGGGGATCAATTGGCTTATCCACTAGCTTCAACTGA
- a CDS encoding copper uptake system-associated protein produces the protein MASIQKYRSSFGHFALAFVAATCLFSNAIAHPQTEEESRARIQKLISTTFDRPDLKVQTDPIVIEGKVAIADWTQGQKGGRALLRRKHADWEIIACGGAGFKDPSAIASAGISKGIAQKITAKLRTAEASLSAQKIKQLDSFDGVVTMGHGMQHGSDSKH, from the coding sequence ATGGCTTCAATTCAGAAATATAGATCCTCTTTTGGGCATTTTGCGCTGGCATTTGTGGCCGCTACATGCCTATTCTCGAACGCAATAGCTCATCCCCAAACGGAGGAAGAGTCTCGAGCGCGAATCCAGAAGCTCATTTCAACAACTTTTGACCGGCCTGATCTAAAAGTACAAACCGATCCAATCGTGATTGAAGGAAAGGTTGCAATTGCAGATTGGACTCAAGGTCAAAAGGGTGGCCGAGCACTTCTCAGAAGAAAGCATGCTGATTGGGAAATTATTGCTTGTGGTGGTGCAGGGTTTAAAGATCCTAGTGCTATTGCATCGGCTGGGATTTCCAAGGGAATTGCTCAAAAGATTACTGCAAAACTCAGGACTGCAGAAGCATCGCTATCTGCACAAAAAATTAAACAACTGGATTCATTTGATGGTGTCGTGACTATGGGTCACGGTATGCAACATGGATCTGATTCAAAACATTAA
- a CDS encoding DUF2946 family protein produces the protein MNSRKNRIVHWIAALAVAMSSLAPAVSQAVSLAKHGQGFAMEICAADGTKSQINIQSEDQAELTESIQPCPYCIANTAITPALNTNLTFQAPQTLALLPQLFYQSPKPLAVWVTPPSAAPPTQA, from the coding sequence ATGAATTCCCGCAAAAACCGCATCGTTCACTGGATTGCTGCTTTAGCAGTTGCAATGAGCTCGCTTGCGCCAGCAGTTTCTCAAGCGGTATCGCTAGCGAAGCATGGCCAAGGTTTTGCAATGGAAATTTGTGCGGCAGATGGCACTAAATCGCAGATCAATATTCAAAGTGAAGATCAAGCTGAGTTGACAGAGTCTATTCAGCCATGTCCATATTGCATCGCAAATACAGCCATCACACCAGCATTAAATACCAATCTCACATTTCAAGCGCCGCAAACACTGGCTTTGCTGCCACAGCTTTTCTATCAATCACCCAAGCCACTTGCTGTTTGGGTTACGCCTCCCTCAGCAGCACCTCCTACACAAGCCTAA